atgttaatagttaatatcattatctatacttatatatattaaaataatgtccAGGGTTTTATTTTTCGACACGTGGATCACTGgctttttcttttgttgatatGGGTTCCTTCTCGGCTCAACTGGAGGgtatgttttcaatttttttgctATATAAAAGGCTCTAATATGTAAGGCCTTACATGACACGTGTTCTTTTACTACCGTTTCATCTCTTTTTCTATAggagttaaatttcaattttaatctttataccatttaaaatttattttctatatttaaaatttttatataatttactacttcaatttttataatataaaacattccTTACATGACAGATTTctacttttttctcttttttgaaataattaatactaTATTTTGAAACCATAAATATAACTAAAAAGGAAGTATggttgataaaaaaaaaatctatcctCTGTACAAGCCCGTTTGGCCCTTAGCCTAAAACCCACTGAACCCACTAAGCCTAAAATCAAAATAACCTACCCAAAACCCAATTTCAAAGGAAACCCTAGCCCAAtacattaaagaaaaataaaggaaaacctaaaaccctagcCGTTCAGCCACTTGCCCCTGTCCCATCCACCACCGCCTCTGCTCCTACCGACAGATCGAATCCACGCCACAAACACCtgcaaaaattaataaagaaaagacagatattaaaaaaaagggaaatgtaATGGCTATTTAAAAGCCAAATCCAAAAACCATTGTAACATTCGGCCTTTGGTGTAATGAAAAAATAATCTTAGGTTTTTAAACACAAGCAAAGAAGCTAAAAACTCTAGCAATATcaaaaagcaaagaaaaacagTTCAACACAGGAGCAAAGTTTGAAATCTAAGGTGatagttttattattttcatgttcttgtttcatttttttttcgaatATGACAggtattaacatatatatatacatactatagatacatataaaatataaaaaaaaaagtcacgGCGGACGGCACAGTGGCGGTTGAGGCCCTGATTCCCCTCTAACCGGAGAGCAGAGAGGAGctctcagtttttttttttttaagaatggtgtaaaaatgaaattttttagaaaaattttagcttttatagGCATTTagaaacgacgccattttgggcCTTACTCCCACagtccaaaacgacgtcgtttagctACCCTAACCCGAGACCCGGCTCTGACCCGCCTCAGGATCCGCGCATTTTCGTATGATGGTCTAATTGAGCGcgcggtccttccgcttttcgCACGTTTTGCAATTagctttttatttctttcaaattgGCCTCAAAATTCATCACGTTTTGTGATTTAATCCTCCCTCCTGCGACGTCGTTTTAAGGGTTCGGGTAAATTACCCTTTTGATCCTCTGCAGTCGCGTGAGCATTCAAAGGGGTCCCttctttcatatttattttaaaatcagcCCCAAAACTTAATATTTGTTtcgaatttagtccctttttcatatttattactgtttctatattatttttactctttattattttaatattattcattattCTATTTTACCATTCTTGTATTATTATTCttagcatattttattattatttagacattttttttaaattaatattacatatatatattttatagttgttttatatattattattgttcctaatatatgttttatgtatacatattcaaataCTCTATTATGTACATTTTGTTATGTCTATTCTTAcctctatatttattattaatattaatatatgtattatatatctTTAACATATATAcgtatacatttatatattattattagtttttgatattattgttttgttaataCATTTGTgtcatatatacatacttttaatatatatttgtatattatacTTCATATTATGCCCatgtaaattaatattatatcgtGTATATCATTTTgttatagtttttatatattgtAAATATCATATTATGTTCTATCATGTATATTTTGTATGTcatgtatatgttttaatatattatgtgtatattttgttttgtattacacgtacatgttatgtatatacatttgatattatcatatatttattttccacatatttatgtaatgtttttattattattatcattatttttgtaattttactataattaCTATTATACCTTTCATTATTATCACTATGgcattattacttttattactatAACCTTTTTATATGTAATTACCATACGCTATTGTTTTTATACtaactaatttaaaatatatatatatacgtattttaGCGTACTTATGTcacttatatatatcattatcCTCATTATTATCGTTTCGTCACCTATTTATTTATACCTTTGTAAATTCTTTCAAACCTTAAATCATTCATTATTTGTATCATCATAATTATtattactaacatatatatactatgtaattttattacgtatacatttttatatatactatacatatgtatcttttaatattgtactattattatatatatatttcctttatATATTTCTCATTACTACGTATGTACCTTAATACACATATGCATATACTTTTATATCGTTATCATCGCTataattgtcattttattttgccattatttatttatttacctatttGCTTGCGTGGTCGACCATTTCACTTCCCTCACGcattaatttatatttacatattactaACCTTGCTTTTATGTCATCTTTTTATAATTGCTTGTTATTGTCATTCATTATTACACGTTATTATTAATATCATAATCTGCttctatatattattataaatcaCATTATGTTTTTACACAATGCCTTAAAATAATTCTTCCATAAAAGTGATAtttcgtatttggtaattcgaaataatcgtgccctaacttactgggtttcgattttttctcatttaacctaaataacggggCACTCTTTTAAATCGCTATACGAGTTTTAAAAATGTTTATTCTCAAAGACGcgaagtgttgtgccctaacttaccgggcatgacattttgtcatctcgaaataagaatttgttttaaaacaaaggcaatattcggtgtttgagaattcgggaaaacgtaccctaacttactgggtttcgatttttctcgtttactctaaataatcgaatacccttctaacaaattaaaatacgtaagttttatataaaaggcaagctcgctctcaaaaattcaagatgtcgtgtcctaactcactggacgtgacatttcatattttgagacgagaaggtctttaacatttaaacttttttatagaaaagggatcgtattttaaattttttcaagttttcaaacttttgacaccaagacactaattaatcaactaggtaccaattttgggcatatcgagggtgctaatccttcctcgtgtgtaaccgactcccgaactcattttctgattttcgtagaccaaaaattatcgttttagtaaatcttaacttttattaaaatgattaatttaaggtgatcagatcacacctcatcaaagaagattggtggcgactcccattcttcattttcattcccattcttcattttcattcccaaaatctaagtcgattcccgtttttttcaaaaaaaaaggttaCGACATCCTCTTCCTCTTGCAAAGCACGAGATTTTCAAACAAGTATATATAAATGCTCTAAAAGTCTTAGAAATCTATAGATCTTTTGGGTTTGTCTTGTTCTCGCTTTTTAtcgatataaaataataattaaatttcaatttcaatcccTATATTATGTTGATACATGATTTAatccatatactttaattttattataatttggtcTCTTTGTTTTTATAATGTCaatagttaattttaaaaaaattaacattgttaactatttcaatcaaaatgttaacgttaatttttcataaaaatattattgCAATAGAAACAAAATTCATCATGACAATTTAAATTgggtatttttaagaaaaaacgcTAATACATgttttcaatgttttttttatatgactagaaagtgaatattttttaaaattaacgcTAGCGAATAGAAGACTATATTCCCGAAAATGAAAGTAGGGATACTAGATTTCAAATGTAAGAAGTGTATAGAGATTAATGAACACATTTCGACATGTTTAAAACTACATTTTTTTTATactaataacaatattaatattaattaagttaagaTTCAATAAACATAAATTTGATATCGCTTTTGCATATGATAATGATGGTTAGTTATGACATTGGTGTTCTATGGTATTATATGGAATATGTTTGAACATGAATATTAGTATAGGTGTGATTTTgacacttatttaattatttaatgttcgaaaattaagattaattatgAGTTTAGGGTTTGAACTTTTGGATAAGTTTGGGCCATTGGAAGAAATTAAGAAACGAGATTTATTAGGTAACAATGCTAAATCTAAAATTTGTTATGCTCTTCAATGCAACAATTTAGAAGACTGGAGGAATTATGGATAGTTTAGGTATTATAtgtagaaaaatataaattttaaaattatatttaaatttttatttaatgtattttttatgcataaattttgattttatgtcattttataatttaatttaattctcatAAAATCTGACCTAAATACTCTCAAATGAGATTGCATTATTCAATTAATGTATTTGTAGGACCATTGGGCCTAAAGGGCCCGCCAACCAAACAGTTTAATAAACTCAGTTTAGGAACTGGTAAAGCCCAACCACTGTGATCAGTTTCTAGAAGACAAGTGATTTCCACAATGTAAAAGTGTATGAATTCAATTACCAAAAGGATGATAATTTTAGGACGTACgttttagaaatttataaaaaagaacCAGAGCATCTAATTCTGAAATCAAGTGTTTGAAACACAAAATTATTTTCGCCAATCATGGTTGTACTTGCAGACTATTTGTCCAGACGACTACATCATCACTATATATACATGCTGTCTGAAGGGCAAAAGCTCTTTGTCTTCTTCTTCCATCTTATGTCACAATCTCAGGACCTGAGCCTGTCGCCTTCTTCCACTTCCAATTTCATTCAAATGTCTTACAATCTTTCTGTTTCTGATAACTCTTCCTTTAATCGTTGTATCCCAGAAATGGTTTCTACTGATACCATCGATTATGACTCGCTCTTCAATCTTCCTTTCTATGATTCATCCTTCGATTATAATCTTCAAGCTTTGTCCAACAACGATGACAACCAGGTAAACCCTGTTGATGAATCATCTCCTGCTGACCAGTTGCTTGCTGATTTGCTTCCTTCAAACCAGCTTGAAAATCTCAGCCTTTGTCAAACCACCCAGTTCCCGTCCCTGTCATTTGGTTCTCATTCTGAAAATCCCGGCGGCTCCAGTCGTTTGGAAGTTAAAAACGAAGAATGTCGAGTGGATTTCGATTCTGCTTACGGTGGTGTTCATGAGAATGCTGGAAAATACTTACAAAGAAGCTTCAGCAGCAATTGTTTTGAAGGGAAGTCTAATTTTTCGTTCAAACCTCCTTTTGATTCTCTCATGGAATCCCAGAGTTTCCAAGGTCAAGCCTCGAGCTTGCCTGAGACCAGCTTTTTCACTGCTCAAATGAGGAAGGTATCCAGCACTGGTGATTTAGAGGTTTGTTTCATCTGTTTTGTCACCTTGACAATAAACGAGTCAAATACATATCCATGAAATCGAATTCTTTATGTTAAGTCCAAATAACATAGTCCCTGTTTTTTTtactctcttctttttttctttttcttcttgatttGGTAATAATTTGCTATGTAAAGGAATCTCATCTGTCTTTTTGTTTGATTGGTTGGCTTTTAGAGTACGAGAAACGTTCATAACACCCAAAGGTCAATTTCAACCCCTTGTGCAATGGAAAACACGTTCATGGAGGAATCAGGGTTCAAAGTGGGACGTTACAACGCAGAAGAACGACAAGAGAGGATCTCAAAGTACAGAGCCAAGCGAAGTCAGAGGAACTTCAACAAAACAATTAAGGTTTCTTAACCGTTTTTGTCTTCTGGCTTTAACCAAATGAATGGAAATTTCATTAGATGATTACCGAGAACAAATTCCTACTCTTTTCTTTATGTTCTCTAATAATGGTTTTCTGTTCCTTCGTTTTGAATGTTGCTGTGATAGTATGCATGCCGCAAAACACTAGCGGACACCCGTCCTCGAATTCGTGGCAGATTCGCACGTAACGACGAAACTGTTGAGACTCCCAAACTTGCATGTTCAACCGGAGACGAAGGCGATGACCTATGGGTACTATTCCATTCACAAACTTTAGGATATCATTCAACgaactataactgatttaataCAAACTTcagatttctttttaaaaatgctCTGTTATCTTGCATTTTAGGGTCTCCTGCATGAGGTTGGGGATGAAGCAACGGCTACTAGTGGAACTTTGATGAACAATTTCGGTCAATATCAGTTTCAATTTAACCATGGCTGCTTCTAAGAGGAACATTTCTTAGTATAGTATAGTTTGACATTTAGAATTTAAGTTGCTTCAACTCGGATTCCATTGTCAGATATGAAGAGTTTGAGTaacctattttatttttaatttttacaaagtaAAGAATAAAACTGTTATTTCTTCTAATGAAATTATGCCTTTTTCATTGAGGGAGTGCACACACTTTTAAGATTAAACACTTTTAAGATTAAACAATCAACTTTAAGCCACTATTTTTGGTctactaaatcataaaaaaaaataaaaattgatataaagtAGTAATGGAACAATGGAGTGCTGTCTGCTGCTGTAATCATGAACTTTAGAATCCTTTTTACAGACTATAATCAAATGATCATTTTTGACGAATTCATCAATGGActcatttcttttttaattaatattcatAGATTCTTCGTTCTTTGATAGGCTTTGTTTTGCCCAATAACTCTAACCATTTCAAGGAATCCCACAATAGAATCGTAAGTATAAAAAGGAATGAATAAGAAGAACActaaattttatgttatattttcatCTTCTTTCCTGCTCCAATTTCTTGCAGATTTAATTGAAATGTTATAATCGCTGAGCTTTTTGTTAACGATCACGCATGATTGGTATTTGGTTTTTCCATAATCTTATAATCTCCCTTCTATTTTACATAATACTTAGAACTACTCGTAGCCTCTCCCTaatctataaataggaggataacgTGTTTCAGCGCACTCGTAACTACGTCCTCCTTCTACATTAGCAACAATTTTCatgtcaatcgagctaagactcaatcgacaactttgtaaaaatcttcatttctcaatttaaacactcatcaaatttaaaatttcctttAAAACTATAATTTAAGTTATTTCTACATTAGTAACAATTTTCATGTaaatcgaactaaaactcaatagACAACCTTGTGAAAATCTTAAATTCTCAATCTAAACActcatcaaatttgaaatttCCTTTAAAACtgtaatttaagttatttaatttaaaaataaattttaaaattgtgggAAAATAGATACCCGTATATTAAAATTGGTTCAATTGCATCTATTATTTAAGGAAAAAGGTTTGAGCAAaggaacaattttttttttttaaattataagaaaGGAAGGGGAATAACATATTCAAAACTAGTAATTTTGACCATGTACAACATAATTCTGGTTATTAAAGGCTTAATACAATATTTGATatctaaatttgataatttttttaattaggtatctaaatatttttttgacccAATTCGGTATTTGaacttaacatttttttcttaatttggtacctaaactttttttagaTCTAATTTAGCACATGAACTTGacact
This window of the Gossypium hirsutum isolate 1008001.06 chromosome A09, Gossypium_hirsutum_v2.1, whole genome shotgun sequence genome carries:
- the LOC107896473 gene encoding zinc finger protein CONSTANS-LIKE 4 isoform X1, translating into MVVLADYLSRRLHHHYIYMLSEGQKLFVFFFHLMSQSQDLSLSPSSTSNFIQMSYNLSVSDNSSFNRCIPEMVSTDTIDYDSLFNLPFYDSSFDYNLQALSNNDDNQVNPVDESSPADQLLADLLPSNQLENLSLCQTTQFPSLSFGSHSENPGGSSRLEVKNEECRVDFDSAYGGVHENAGKYLQRSFSSNCFEGKSNFSFKPPFDSLMESQSFQGQASSLPETSFFTAQMRKVSSTGDLESTRNVHNTQRSISTPCAMENTFMEESGFKVGRYNAEERQERISKYRAKRSQRNFNKTIKYACRKTLADTRPRIRGRFARNDETVETPKLACSTGDEGDDLWGLLHEVGDEATATSGTLMNNFGQYQFQFNHGCF
- the LOC107896473 gene encoding zinc finger protein CONSTANS-LIKE 4 isoform X2, with translation MVSTDTIDYDSLFNLPFYDSSFDYNLQALSNNDDNQVNPVDESSPADQLLADLLPSNQLENLSLCQTTQFPSLSFGSHSENPGGSSRLEVKNEECRVDFDSAYGGVHENAGKYLQRSFSSNCFEGKSNFSFKPPFDSLMESQSFQGQASSLPETSFFTAQMRKVSSTGDLESTRNVHNTQRSISTPCAMENTFMEESGFKVGRYNAEERQERISKYRAKRSQRNFNKTIKYACRKTLADTRPRIRGRFARNDETVETPKLACSTGDEGDDLWGLLHEVGDEATATSGTLMNNFGQYQFQFNHGCF